A window of Mycolicibacterium madagascariense genomic DNA:
CGGCGTGCTCGTCGATGAGGTCGGCGATGCGCCACATGACCTTGGCCCGCTCGGCGCCCGGCAGCCCGGACCAGACCTCCGCCTCGAACGCCGCCTTGGCGCGGGCGACCGCCTCGTCGACCCCTGCGGCGCCGCAGTCGGTGAATTCGGTGAGCTGTTCCTCGGTGACGGGGTCGATGATCGGGATGACGTCACCCGTGCCGGGGCGCTTGCGAATGTCGTCCAATACGTCCTGCAGCGTCATCGGTGCTCTCTTCCCGTCGTCGGCGTATTGCTGAGCACTTGCTTAGCACCCGCGGCTCGGCGGGGTCAAGCGTCGCAGCCCTCAGGCGTCTCGCGTGCGGATCCGCGGCGCCAGCTGCACGACCTCCGGAACGACGGTCGGGTTGCGGTAGGCGAGGTCGACCAGCGACACCAGCGCGTCCGCGACGTCCTCGAGCGCCGACATCTGAGCCGGGAGCTGGCCGTGCGCCACCCACGACTCGAACAGCTGCGCCAGCAGCTCGCGGTCGGCGCCGCGCAGGATCTCGGTGTCCTGGGTGGGCCCGATGCCGACGCGCACGATGCAGAGTTCGGGATGCTCGCCGCGCCACGATCGCAGGATCTCCTCGAGGGCGGCCTTGCTGGCGTCGTAGGCCGCCACGCCGGCCCGCGGCCTGCCGACGTCATTGCTGGAGGCGACCAGCACGACGCCGTTCTCCGACAGGTGCGGCAGTGCGGCGCGCACGACGCCGTTGGCGCCGAGGGTGTTGACGCTGAAGGCGTGGATCCAGGTCGCGACGTCGGTGTCCTCGATGTGGGCCATCGGCACGACGGTGCTGGTGAAGACCACGGCGTCGAGTCCGCCGAGCACGTCGGCGGCGGAGTCGACCACGCGCGTGATGGCCGCGGAGTCCTCGACGTCGAGCTCGAAGGCCGTGCCGCCGATGTCGTCGGCGAGCTTGGTCAGCAGGTCCATCCGGCGGGCGGCGACGGCCACCTTGGCGCCGCGGGTGGCCGCGCTGGCGGCGACCGCGTGGCCGATGCCCGACGATGCCCCGACGACGAGCAGACGCAGACCCTTCGACGCCTCGTGTGCAGCACTCACCGGAAACCACCTTCTCGATAACGGCAATACCGTTACCACCCTAGGGCCTCGGCGGCGGGCGGCCTTTGCTGACCCGCGGGCCGTCCGCCCGGCCGTCAGAGGATCGCGGTGATGTCGTTCTTCAGGGCCTCCGCCTGGGTGCCGAAGACGGCCTGGACGCTGTTGCCGACCTCGATAACGCCAGCCGCTCCCAGGCTCTTCAACCGGGCCTGATCCACCTTGCCGGGGTCGGCCACCTCCATGCGCAGCCGGGTGATGCAGGCGTCGACGGTGACGAGGTTGGCCCGGCCGCCGAAGGCGTCGATGAGCTGCTCGGCCGTGCTGCCGGTCGGTGCGGTCGTCGGGGTCGTCGGCGACACGACCGTGGCGGCGTCGGTGCCGTCGCCGAGGTTGGCCTGCTCCTCGGTCTCGAACTCGTCGTCGGGTTCCCGGCCGGGCGTGCGCATGTTCCACCGAGTGATCGCGAAGCGGAACAGGACGTAGTAGACGACGAAGAAGACCACGCCCATGCCGATCAGCAGCGGGACGTTCTTGGCCGCCGGGGCGGTGCCGTAGAGCAGGAGGTCGATCAGTCCCGCCGAGAACGAGAACCCGAGGTGGATGTCCAGCAGGTAGGCGATCGCCAGCGACAGACCCGTGAGGACGGCGTGGATGACGTACAGCGGGAACGCCACGAACATGAAGGCGAACTCCAGCGGTTCGGTCACGCCCGTCAGGAACGCCGTCAGGCCGGCGGCGGAGAGGATGCCGACCGCGACCCTGCGCTGTTTCTTGTTCGCCACGTGGATCATGGCGAGCGCGGCCGCGGGCAGGCCGAACATCAGGATGGGGAAGAAGCCCGACGTGAGGAGACCTGCCGACGGATCACCGGCGGCGAAGCGGGTGAGTTCGCCGGTGACGACCTTGCCGTCGGGAGCCCGGTAGTCGCCGTAGATGAACCACACGTACGAGTTGACGATGTGGTGCAGGCCGACCGGGATCAGCATGCGGTTGGCGAAGCCGTAGACGAACGCGCCGATCGCGCCGGAGCCGCCGATGAACTCGCCGAGACCGGTCAGGCCCGCATCGAAGAGCGGATAGCAGTAGCTCATCGCGAACGCCAGGAACAGACACGCCAGCGATACCACGATGGGAACGAAGCGGCGGCCGCCGAAGAAACCGAGATACGAAGGCAATTGGATGGTGTGGTAGCGATCGAAGAGCCACGCGGTGAGCACGCCGACGACGATGCCCGCGAAGACGCTGTAGTTGATCTGCGCCTGCTCGCCCGCCTTGTCGACCTGTCCGGCCAGCACGATCGGCGACATGGTCTTGAACACGGCCTGCACCACCAGGTAGCCGACGACGGCGGCCAGCGCGGTGGAACCGTCTGCCTTCTTGGCGAATCCGATGGCGACACCGACCGCGAAGAGCAACGGCAGATTGCTGAAGATGGCATCGCCCGCCGCGCTCATGGCGTGGAAGAACGGTCCGATGACGGGCGCCTTTATCCTGCCGAGCAGATCGTCCTGACCTAGGCGCAGAAGGATTCCCGCCGCGGGCAACACCGCGATCGGCAGCATGAGGCTCTTGCCGAGGCGCTGCAGTTGCGCGAACCCCGGTATGCGTAGACCCGACTTGGGCTGTGCCGCAGGGTCATTCATGGTTTCATTCATCCTCGAAGCCCCTTCTTCGCCGTGCCGGCCGGGCGCCGCCCAGGCTGCGGGAGAGCTTAGACGAGAAGACGTGACTGCGAGACCCGCTTGATCGGCCCTCGTATTGTTGGGCGCATGAGTCCGACACGAATCCTTGCCCCGGTGCCCGGCCGCGCGATCGCGCTTCGAGACGTGCCCGATCCGGTGTTCTCGCAGGGGATGGTCGGCTACGGCGCCGCGATCGAACCGCCGCACCAGGTCCTCGATGCGGTGGCCCCGGTCGGCGGCGCCATCGTCCGGCTCCTGCCGCACGCCTACGTCGTCATGACCGCCGACGGCGTCGGCGTCCTGGTCCATCTCGGACTGGACACCGTCGCGCTCAAGGGCGAGGGTTTCACGGTGCACGTGGAACAGGGCGACCAGGTCAGCGCCGGGCAGCGCATCGTCACCTACGACGTGCCCGCGATCGTCGCCAAGGGACTGCGCCCCGTCGTGCCCGTCGTGGTGATGGACGAACGCGAGGAGGGCAACGTCGTGCCGGCCGAGTCGGTCGGCACCGAGATCGCCTGTGGCACAGACCTCTTCACGGTGAACAGCTAGATGGAGGTCGTCGTCTGCCAGGACGCCGCGGAGATCGGAGACATCGCCGCCGACGCCATCGTCGCCCTCCTCGACCGCCGGCCCGACGCCGTTCTCGGGCTGGCCACCGGGTCGTCACCGCTGGCGATCTACGACGAGTTGGCGGCGCGCTACGACGCCGGGCTGGTCTCGTTCCGGCAGGCGCGCGGCTTCACCCTCGACGAGTACGTCGGGCTGCCGATCGACCACCCCGAGCGGTACCGGACCGTCATCGACACCGTCTTCGCCTCGCGCGTCGACTTCGCCCCGGGGGCGGTGCAGGGGCCCGACGGCGCGGCGAG
This region includes:
- a CDS encoding PTS transporter subunit EIIC, with protein sequence MNDPAAQPKSGLRIPGFAQLQRLGKSLMLPIAVLPAAGILLRLGQDDLLGRIKAPVIGPFFHAMSAAGDAIFSNLPLLFAVGVAIGFAKKADGSTALAAVVGYLVVQAVFKTMSPIVLAGQVDKAGEQAQINYSVFAGIVVGVLTAWLFDRYHTIQLPSYLGFFGGRRFVPIVVSLACLFLAFAMSYCYPLFDAGLTGLGEFIGGSGAIGAFVYGFANRMLIPVGLHHIVNSYVWFIYGDYRAPDGKVVTGELTRFAAGDPSAGLLTSGFFPILMFGLPAAALAMIHVANKKQRRVAVGILSAAGLTAFLTGVTEPLEFAFMFVAFPLYVIHAVLTGLSLAIAYLLDIHLGFSFSAGLIDLLLYGTAPAAKNVPLLIGMGVVFFVVYYVLFRFAITRWNMRTPGREPDDEFETEEQANLGDGTDAATVVSPTTPTTAPTGSTAEQLIDAFGGRANLVTVDACITRLRMEVADPGKVDQARLKSLGAAGVIEVGNSVQAVFGTQAEALKNDITAIL
- a CDS encoding PTS sugar transporter subunit IIA, with the protein product MSPTRILAPVPGRAIALRDVPDPVFSQGMVGYGAAIEPPHQVLDAVAPVGGAIVRLLPHAYVVMTADGVGVLVHLGLDTVALKGEGFTVHVEQGDQVSAGQRIVTYDVPAIVAKGLRPVVPVVVMDEREEGNVVPAESVGTEIACGTDLFTVNS
- a CDS encoding SDR family oxidoreductase, which codes for MSAAHEASKGLRLLVVGASSGIGHAVAASAATRGAKVAVAARRMDLLTKLADDIGGTAFELDVEDSAAITRVVDSAADVLGGLDAVVFTSTVVPMAHIEDTDVATWIHAFSVNTLGANGVVRAALPHLSENGVVLVASSNDVGRPRAGVAAYDASKAALEEILRSWRGEHPELCIVRVGIGPTQDTEILRGADRELLAQLFESWVAHGQLPAQMSALEDVADALVSLVDLAYRNPTVVPEVVQLAPRIRTRDA